A genomic stretch from Pyxidicoccus xibeiensis includes:
- a CDS encoding spore photoproduct lyase family protein, with amino-acid sequence MTNLDLFAPPPPPLGAGALERLLKVSRIYLEPSVEAHPRGRDILARFPDAERVEVPSHQNIPGLFGNEGNAEAWNRIKGSTLVLGVKKTMSFIPNGRSCDFIPPSAANGCVMSCAYCYVPRHKGYANPVTVFVNIDRIMAAIRRHSQKLGPKTEANSVDPRYWAYDIGCNSDCAADAALSDNVKDLVRLFTTLPNAMGTFATKLVNRELLDYAPRGKTRIRFSLMPHAKAKLLDVRTSPIAERIAAINDFVAAGYEVHLNFSPVVLYEGWQAEYDELFQQVDAALSPAARAQLAAEVIFLTHHPGLHEVNLRWHPKAEELLWTPSTQEAKVSQGGGANVRYRTGLKGRLVAEFKDLLARRLPCCQVRYAF; translated from the coding sequence GTGACGAACCTCGACCTGTTCGCCCCGCCCCCGCCGCCCCTGGGCGCGGGGGCGCTGGAGCGGCTGCTGAAGGTCTCCCGCATCTACCTGGAGCCGTCCGTGGAGGCACACCCGCGCGGGCGGGACATCCTGGCGCGCTTCCCGGACGCCGAGCGGGTGGAGGTGCCCTCCCACCAGAACATCCCCGGGCTGTTCGGCAACGAGGGCAACGCCGAGGCGTGGAACCGCATCAAGGGCAGCACCCTGGTGCTGGGCGTGAAGAAGACGATGTCCTTCATCCCCAACGGGCGCAGCTGCGACTTCATCCCCCCGTCCGCCGCCAATGGCTGCGTGATGAGCTGCGCGTACTGCTACGTCCCCCGCCACAAGGGCTACGCCAACCCCGTCACCGTCTTCGTCAACATCGACCGCATCATGGCGGCCATCCGCCGGCACTCGCAGAAGCTGGGCCCCAAGACGGAGGCCAACAGCGTGGACCCGCGCTACTGGGCCTATGACATCGGCTGCAACAGCGACTGCGCGGCGGACGCGGCCCTGAGCGACAACGTGAAGGACCTGGTCCGCCTGTTCACCACGCTGCCCAACGCCATGGGCACCTTCGCCACCAAGCTCGTCAACCGCGAGCTGCTGGACTACGCGCCCCGGGGCAAGACGCGCATCCGCTTCAGCCTGATGCCCCACGCCAAGGCGAAGCTCTTGGACGTGCGCACCAGCCCCATCGCCGAGCGCATCGCCGCCATCAACGACTTCGTGGCCGCCGGCTACGAGGTCCACCTCAACTTCTCGCCCGTCGTCCTCTACGAGGGCTGGCAGGCGGAGTACGACGAGCTGTTCCAGCAGGTGGACGCCGCCCTCTCCCCCGCGGCCCGGGCCCAGCTGGCCGCCGAGGTCATCTTCCTCACCCACCACCCCGGCCTGCACGAGGTCAACCTGCGCTGGCACCCGAAGGCCGAGGAGCTGTTGTGGACGCCTTCGACGCAGGAGGCCAAGGTCTCCCAGGGCGGAGGCGCCAACGTGCGCTACCGCACCGGACTCAAGGGCCGCCTCGTCGCCGAGTTCAAGGACCTGCTGGCCCGCCGGCTGCCCTGCTGCCAGGTGAGATACGCCTTCTGA
- a CDS encoding DUF418 domain-containing protein produces MNPAPSEAPVPSTEARPVDSGERLALLDTLRGFALCGVFISNVVMWFSGRSFLPREQMLAAIANAPLVDTVTLQAYMFLVSGKFITIFSFLFGLGFAVQLGRAETRGASIVPLYTRRLGVMLVMGLAHLFLLWYGDILSTYAVLGFGLLLFRGRSDRTLLVCALLFAFVWPVAGTALLKLPQLLADTPEAVAAITKEANAKTAAIKAQALAAFTSGSWLDVAKGSGTFYVREFLPMILATMLATFARFLLGLLAGRRRIFHDAPQHLRLFRRLLGWGLVAGVLGGGVGLVFQQLMLRKILTPETMPTWVPYATAPLRHLGELGFAAVYVSGITLLFQRATWQRVLGVLAPVGRMALTHYLSQTVISVLFFYGYGLGYVTKVGPAACVALCLAVFAVQVVWSHLWLSRFRFGPAEWVWRSLTYGKAQPMRRDDSAGHRSTVPA; encoded by the coding sequence ATGAACCCTGCCCCATCCGAGGCCCCGGTCCCCAGCACCGAGGCCCGTCCCGTGGATTCCGGAGAGCGACTGGCGCTCCTCGACACGCTGCGCGGGTTCGCCCTGTGCGGCGTGTTCATCTCCAACGTCGTCATGTGGTTCAGCGGCAGGTCGTTCCTCCCGAGGGAGCAGATGCTGGCGGCGATAGCGAATGCGCCGCTCGTCGACACCGTCACGCTGCAGGCGTACATGTTCCTGGTGTCGGGGAAGTTCATCACCATCTTCTCCTTCCTCTTCGGCCTGGGCTTCGCGGTGCAGCTGGGACGTGCGGAGACGCGGGGGGCCTCCATCGTTCCGCTCTACACGCGGCGGCTGGGGGTGATGCTGGTGATGGGGCTCGCCCACCTGTTCCTGCTCTGGTACGGCGACATCCTCAGCACGTACGCGGTGCTGGGCTTCGGCCTGCTGCTGTTCCGGGGGCGCTCGGACCGGACGCTGCTCGTCTGCGCGCTGCTGTTCGCCTTCGTGTGGCCGGTGGCCGGCACGGCCCTCCTGAAGCTGCCGCAGCTGCTCGCCGACACGCCCGAGGCGGTCGCCGCCATCACCAAGGAGGCCAACGCGAAGACCGCGGCCATCAAGGCGCAGGCGCTGGCGGCCTTCACCTCGGGGAGCTGGCTGGACGTGGCGAAGGGGAGCGGCACCTTCTACGTGCGCGAGTTCCTGCCGATGATTCTCGCCACCATGCTGGCCACCTTCGCCCGGTTCCTCCTGGGCCTGCTGGCGGGGCGGCGCCGCATCTTCCACGACGCGCCCCAGCACCTGCGCCTCTTCCGGCGGCTGCTCGGGTGGGGCCTCGTGGCCGGAGTGCTCGGCGGCGGCGTGGGCCTGGTGTTCCAGCAGCTGATGCTCCGGAAGATTCTCACCCCGGAGACGATGCCCACCTGGGTGCCCTACGCCACGGCCCCGCTGCGGCACCTGGGCGAGCTGGGCTTCGCGGCCGTCTACGTCTCCGGCATCACCCTGCTCTTCCAGCGCGCCACGTGGCAGCGGGTGCTGGGCGTGCTTGCGCCGGTGGGGCGCATGGCGCTGACCCACTACCTGTCCCAGACGGTCATCAGCGTGCTGTTCTTCTACGGCTACGGCCTGGGCTACGTGACGAAGGTGGGCCCCGCGGCCTGTGTCGCCCTCTGCCTGGCCGTCTTCGCCGTCCAGGTGGTGTGGAGCCACCTGTGGCTGTCGCGGTTCCGCTTCGGCCCCGCGGAGTGGGTGTGGCGCTCGCTGACGTACGGGAAGGCCCAGCCGATGCGCCGCGACGACTCCGCGGGCCACCGTTCCACGGTGCCGGCGTAG
- the nth gene encoding endonuclease III, with amino-acid sequence MKPAEKTPILLERLREAHPDARYELNWSTPFELLVATILAAQCTDERVNRVTATLFTKYPGPRALADADTAELEEDLKPTGFYKQKTKSVQAMSRALLEDFQGEVPRTVDALVTLPGVARKTANVVLNTAFNLPSGIIVDTHVARVSQRMGLTKHDKPDVIEEDLMKLVPQEQWTFFGPATVLHGRYTCTAKKPKCEECIVRDICPRIGV; translated from the coding sequence ATGAAACCCGCTGAGAAAACGCCCATCCTCCTCGAGCGCCTCCGTGAAGCCCACCCGGACGCACGCTACGAGCTCAACTGGTCCACCCCGTTCGAGCTGCTCGTCGCCACCATCCTCGCGGCGCAGTGCACGGACGAGCGCGTCAACCGCGTCACCGCCACCCTCTTCACGAAGTACCCGGGCCCCCGCGCGCTCGCCGACGCGGACACCGCCGAGCTGGAGGAGGACCTCAAGCCCACCGGCTTCTACAAGCAGAAGACGAAGTCCGTGCAGGCCATGAGCCGCGCGCTGCTGGAGGACTTCCAGGGAGAGGTCCCCCGCACCGTCGACGCGCTGGTGACGCTGCCCGGCGTGGCCCGCAAGACGGCGAATGTCGTCCTCAACACCGCCTTCAACCTGCCCTCGGGCATCATCGTCGACACCCACGTCGCCCGCGTCAGCCAGCGCATGGGGCTGACGAAGCACGACAAGCCCGACGTCATTGAAGAAGACCTGATGAAGCTGGTGCCCCAGGAGCAGTGGACCTTCTTCGGCCCGGCCACGGTGCTCCATGGCCGCTACACCTGCACGGCGAAGAAGCCGAAGTGCGAGGAGTGCATCGTCCGGGACATCTGCCCGCGCATCGGGGTGTAG
- the eutB gene encoding ethanolamine ammonia-lyase subunit EutB, whose product MDVGPRLLLHRRTVLAAMFGGAAASLLGCGSSSAPRPPPGPIPEGVYIPDVKPGEDVFGYVQRLKGAFDETLYKQVLGAANAFKEGDALVGVAAADEASRDNARRLLESTRLADLESHPVRQDQLHALLLETEDRVAAAGVADWTLGRLKQFLLESDEAAIHAITPGLGSDVIACVVKLMSDEELIAVGRKVFNPLPGSKLGARGYLGARIQPNSPTDNVDDIRWQVFDGWAYAVGDVVLGCNPVSSSPASVAAIEAALLELLVTFGLQDVLPHCVLAHIDVQAEVEQQHPGTTGIWFQSIAGNDTANATFGISVEQMLGYAAGRTGKYGLYFETGQGADFTNGHGHGYDMVLHESRKYGFARAMTQSVARAQERAGRTAAPWVHLNDVAGFIGPEVFRTREQLVRCCLEDIVMGKLHGLTIGLDVCSTLHMDVSLDDLDWCLDRIMPANPAYLMGLPTKNDPMLGYLTTGFQDHVRLREKFGYKVEDQMWAFFQRLGVIDAQGRPTEHFGDPVWVYLQYLRAKGDTRAEADIRAEASQQLAEIRARGVPIARSHGANPWDLEPSLDAELRRVYADAKTSLWTELSQAFIAAVPDGVRLVTKSKDRKEYILHPETGEQLDSASLDALRSLRTRHGGRYDVQLLVSDGLNALAIMDDGQLRPYLDRLRAELVKAGYNPAPEHLLLTSGRVRAGYRVGEALFGGLGDPKKHRALVHIIGERPGTGHHTFSAYITAPTAGVWSQPGTVDHNITRVVSGVALTAYAPALAAPETVRLLQQLTA is encoded by the coding sequence ATGGACGTGGGACCCCGGCTCCTTTTGCACCGGCGCACCGTGCTGGCCGCGATGTTCGGCGGCGCGGCGGCCTCCCTCCTGGGCTGCGGCAGCTCATCCGCACCCCGCCCGCCTCCCGGCCCGATACCCGAGGGCGTCTACATTCCAGACGTCAAACCCGGCGAGGACGTCTTCGGCTATGTCCAGCGCCTCAAGGGCGCCTTCGACGAGACGCTCTACAAACAGGTGCTCGGCGCCGCCAACGCCTTCAAGGAGGGAGACGCCCTGGTGGGCGTGGCCGCCGCGGACGAGGCCTCGCGCGACAACGCGCGCAGGCTGCTGGAGAGCACGCGCCTGGCGGACCTCGAGAGCCACCCGGTGCGCCAGGACCAGTTGCACGCGCTGCTCCTGGAGACGGAGGACCGCGTGGCGGCGGCCGGCGTCGCGGACTGGACGCTGGGCCGGCTCAAGCAGTTCCTCCTGGAGAGCGACGAGGCCGCCATCCACGCCATCACCCCGGGCCTGGGCAGCGACGTCATCGCCTGCGTCGTGAAGCTGATGAGCGACGAGGAGCTCATCGCCGTGGGGCGCAAGGTGTTCAACCCGCTGCCGGGCTCGAAGCTTGGCGCGCGGGGCTACCTGGGCGCACGCATCCAGCCCAACTCCCCCACCGACAACGTGGACGACATCCGCTGGCAGGTGTTCGACGGGTGGGCCTACGCCGTGGGCGACGTGGTGCTCGGCTGCAACCCGGTGTCCTCGTCACCCGCGTCGGTGGCCGCCATCGAGGCCGCCCTGCTCGAGTTGCTGGTGACGTTCGGCCTGCAGGACGTGCTGCCCCACTGCGTGCTGGCCCACATCGACGTGCAGGCGGAGGTGGAGCAGCAGCATCCGGGCACCACCGGCATCTGGTTCCAGAGCATCGCCGGCAACGACACCGCCAACGCCACGTTCGGCATCTCCGTGGAGCAGATGCTCGGGTACGCGGCCGGGCGCACCGGCAAGTACGGCCTCTACTTCGAGACGGGCCAGGGCGCGGACTTCACCAACGGCCACGGCCATGGCTACGACATGGTCCTCCACGAGTCGCGCAAGTACGGCTTCGCGCGGGCGATGACGCAGAGCGTGGCCCGGGCACAGGAGCGCGCGGGGCGCACGGCGGCGCCGTGGGTCCACCTCAACGACGTGGCGGGCTTCATCGGCCCGGAGGTGTTCCGCACCCGGGAGCAGCTGGTGCGCTGCTGCCTGGAGGACATCGTCATGGGCAAGCTGCACGGGCTCACCATCGGCCTGGACGTCTGCTCCACGCTCCACATGGACGTGTCGCTGGATGACCTGGACTGGTGTCTGGACCGCATCATGCCCGCCAACCCCGCGTACCTCATGGGGCTGCCCACCAAGAACGACCCGATGCTGGGCTACCTCACCACCGGCTTCCAGGACCACGTCCGGCTGCGGGAGAAGTTCGGCTACAAGGTGGAAGACCAGATGTGGGCCTTCTTCCAGCGACTGGGCGTCATCGACGCGCAGGGCCGACCCACCGAGCACTTCGGCGACCCCGTCTGGGTGTACCTCCAGTACCTGCGCGCCAAGGGCGACACGCGCGCCGAGGCGGACATCCGCGCCGAGGCTTCCCAGCAGCTCGCGGAGATTCGCGCCCGGGGCGTGCCCATTGCCCGGAGCCATGGTGCGAACCCCTGGGATCTGGAGCCGTCGCTGGACGCGGAGCTGCGCCGCGTCTACGCGGACGCCAAGACGAGCCTGTGGACGGAGCTGTCCCAGGCCTTCATCGCCGCCGTGCCGGACGGGGTGCGGCTGGTGACGAAGTCGAAGGACCGGAAGGAATACATCCTCCATCCGGAGACGGGCGAGCAGCTCGACTCCGCGTCGCTGGACGCGCTGCGCTCCCTGCGCACGCGCCATGGAGGCCGGTACGACGTGCAGCTCCTCGTGTCCGACGGGCTCAATGCGCTGGCCATCATGGACGACGGACAGCTGCGGCCGTACCTGGACAGGCTGCGCGCGGAGCTCGTCAAGGCCGGCTACAACCCGGCCCCCGAGCACCTGCTGCTCACGTCCGGCCGCGTGCGCGCCGGCTACCGCGTGGGCGAGGCGCTCTTCGGCGGGCTGGGAGACCCCAAGAAGCACCGCGCCCTCGTCCACATCATCGGCGAGCGCCCCGGCACCGGGCACCACACCTTCTCCGCGTACATCACCGCGCCTACCGCCGGGGTCTGGTCCCAGCCGGGCACGGTGGACCACAACATCACCCGGGTGGTGTCCGGCGTCGCGCTCACCGCGTACGCCCCGGCCCTGGCGGCGCCGGAGACGGTGAGACTGCTCCAGCAGCTCACGGCGTAG
- a CDS encoding 1,4-dihydroxy-2-naphthoyl-CoA synthase — MVSAIFNPARWKSVEGFKFKDITFHRAVDQGTVRIAFNRPEVRNAFRPRTVDELSRALEATRFMTDVGCVLITGNGPSPKDGGWAFCSGGDQRIRGKDGYKYEGEEGESDPARLGRLHILEVQRQIRFLPKAVVAVVPGWAVGGGHSLHVVCDMTIASKEHAVFKQTDADVASFDGGYGSALLARQVGQKRAREIFFVGANYSAEEAFQMGMVNAVVPHAQLEDFALDWAAEINTKSPTAIKMLKYAFNLPDDGMVGQQLFAGEATRLAYGTDEAQEGRDAFVQKRKRDFKRFPWSY, encoded by the coding sequence ATGGTCTCGGCCATCTTCAATCCGGCCCGCTGGAAGTCCGTCGAGGGCTTCAAGTTCAAGGACATCACCTTCCACCGCGCGGTGGACCAGGGCACCGTCCGCATCGCCTTCAACCGGCCCGAGGTGCGCAACGCCTTCCGCCCCCGCACCGTGGACGAGCTGTCCCGCGCGCTGGAGGCCACGCGCTTCATGACGGACGTGGGCTGCGTGCTCATCACCGGCAACGGGCCGTCGCCCAAGGACGGCGGCTGGGCGTTCTGCTCCGGTGGCGACCAGCGCATCCGCGGCAAGGACGGCTACAAGTACGAGGGCGAGGAGGGTGAGTCGGACCCCGCGCGCCTGGGCCGCCTGCACATCCTGGAGGTGCAGCGGCAGATCCGCTTCCTGCCCAAGGCCGTCGTCGCCGTGGTGCCGGGCTGGGCGGTGGGCGGCGGGCACAGCCTGCACGTGGTGTGTGACATGACCATCGCCAGCAAGGAGCACGCGGTCTTCAAGCAGACGGACGCGGACGTGGCCAGCTTCGACGGTGGTTACGGTTCGGCGCTGCTGGCGCGGCAGGTGGGGCAGAAGCGGGCGCGGGAAATCTTCTTCGTCGGTGCGAACTACTCGGCGGAGGAGGCCTTCCAGATGGGCATGGTCAACGCCGTGGTGCCGCACGCGCAGTTGGAGGACTTCGCGCTGGACTGGGCGGCGGAGATCAACACCAAGAGCCCCACGGCCATCAAGATGCTGAAGTACGCCTTCAACCTGCCGGATGACGGGATGGTGGGGCAGCAGCTCTTCGCGGGCGAGGCCACGCGCCTGGCCTACGGGACTGATGAGGCGCAGGAGGGCCGCGACGCCTTCGTGCAGAAGCGCAAGCGCGACTTCAAGCGCTTCCCCTGGTCGTACTGA
- a CDS encoding DUSAM domain-containing protein, which produces MSEEIDWDPIRSLAQRVLRHGAPLELTDDVRALLLRTAREVAISDVEAALETYAGALELLSECSRRIHDGSWRLMRALHQMYRHQKAGDFDSARQEMRDVLTVEVVPYYREIAQEQLADMADEP; this is translated from the coding sequence ATGAGCGAGGAGATTGACTGGGATCCTATCCGCTCATTGGCGCAAAGAGTGCTCCGCCACGGGGCGCCGCTCGAACTCACCGACGACGTGCGTGCGCTGCTGTTGCGCACGGCGCGGGAAGTCGCTATCAGCGACGTGGAGGCGGCTTTGGAAACCTACGCCGGAGCGCTGGAGTTGCTGAGCGAGTGCTCACGCCGCATCCATGATGGTTCGTGGCGGCTCATGCGCGCACTCCATCAGATGTACCGCCACCAAAAAGCTGGCGACTTCGACAGCGCCCGCCAGGAGATGCGCGACGTGCTTACCGTCGAGGTCGTTCCCTACTACCGGGAGATTGCGCAAGAACAGCTCGCGGACATGGCCGACGAGCCATGA
- the trhA gene encoding PAQR family membrane homeostasis protein TrhA: MLADDESVKPRLRGVSHLIAFVVALAGCIQLMLSPAQGAQHLANLVFGLSLVLMFGVSGTYHCPTWSPAAYRRLQRCDHAAIYLLIAGSFTPMAALDLAGTWNVPSLYVMWGCALTGATLTLLGISVSRGIRSAVYVALGLVATPVVMRLPDVIGTGRTRWLIFGGVLYAVGAVVYARRWPDPKPTLFGYHEVFHLLVIAAAAVHYAVLVDVVWGR; encoded by the coding sequence TTGCTGGCAGACGACGAGAGCGTGAAGCCCCGGCTGCGCGGGGTGTCGCACCTGATTGCCTTCGTGGTGGCGCTCGCCGGGTGCATCCAGCTGATGCTGTCCCCCGCCCAGGGAGCCCAGCATCTGGCCAACCTCGTGTTCGGCCTCAGCCTGGTGCTGATGTTCGGCGTCAGCGGCACCTACCACTGTCCCACCTGGAGCCCCGCCGCCTACCGGCGGCTTCAGCGGTGCGACCATGCGGCCATCTACCTCCTCATCGCAGGCAGCTTCACCCCCATGGCCGCGCTGGACCTGGCGGGAACCTGGAACGTGCCGTCACTCTATGTGATGTGGGGCTGCGCACTCACCGGCGCCACGCTGACGCTCCTGGGCATCTCCGTGTCCCGGGGAATCCGCTCCGCCGTCTACGTCGCGCTGGGCCTGGTGGCGACTCCGGTGGTGATGCGCCTGCCGGACGTCATCGGCACCGGGCGGACCCGGTGGCTCATCTTCGGAGGAGTGCTCTATGCCGTGGGCGCGGTGGTCTACGCGCGCCGCTGGCCGGACCCCAAGCCCACGCTGTTCGGCTACCACGAGGTCTTCCACCTCCTGGTCATCGCCGCCGCCGCCGTGCACTACGCCGTCCTCGTCGACGTCGTGTGGGGCAGGTGA
- a CDS encoding VOC family protein yields the protein MEFHLGRLFDHVHLRVHDLEASKRFYRAVLEVLGVPFFSENPHYFSADELFVSPVDPGTPRAERGVHLAFQAKDRETVQRFHAAAVKAGGKDNGGPGERSYHPGYYAAFVFDPDGNNIEVVHHGPSRRSAVDVVVTPTS from the coding sequence ATGGAATTCCACCTGGGCCGCCTGTTCGACCACGTCCACCTGCGCGTCCATGACCTGGAGGCCAGCAAGCGCTTCTACCGCGCCGTCCTCGAGGTGCTCGGCGTCCCCTTCTTCAGCGAGAACCCCCACTACTTTTCCGCCGACGAGCTCTTCGTCAGCCCCGTGGACCCAGGCACCCCGCGGGCCGAGCGCGGTGTCCACCTGGCCTTCCAGGCCAAGGACCGCGAGACGGTGCAGCGCTTCCACGCCGCCGCCGTGAAGGCGGGAGGCAAGGACAACGGCGGGCCGGGTGAGCGCAGCTACCACCCCGGCTACTACGCCGCCTTCGTATTCGACCCTGACGGGAACAATATCGAGGTGGTGCACCATGGCCCGTCGCGTCGCTCGGCCGTTGACGTGGTGGTGACGCCGACCTCCTGA